In Bradyrhizobium sp. 195, the sequence ACCAATGGCTCCAGATCCGCTGGCGGCAATGGCTGACGCAACATTATCTCGGCGAATGGCTCGAAGGCGCCACGCATTACCGCATGCAGCTCAAGGGCGACGCCGCGGACAATCCGGACCAGCGCATCACCGAGGACGTCAAGAATTTCGTCGAACAGACGCTGACCATCGGCCTTGGCCTTTTGTCGTCCATCGTGACGCTGGCCTCGTTCGTCGTCATCCTCTGGGGTCTGTCCTACAAGGCCCCCTTGTACATCTACGGCACCGATATCCTCATCCCCGGTTTTCTGGTCTGGTGCGCGCTGGTCTACGCGATCCTGGGGACCGGGCTGACGCACTGGATCGGCGCCCCGCTCATCAATCTCAATTTCGAGCAGCAACGCTTTGAGGCCGACTTCCGCTTCAACCTGATCCGCGTGCGCGAAAATTCCGAGCAGATCGCCCTATTGAAAGGTGAGAACGCGGAGCGAGGATATCTCCTGCGGCGCTTCGGCTTCGTCATCGGCAATTGGTATGAGATCATGAGCCGGACCAAGCGCCTGACCGCGTTCACGGCAAGCTACGGTCAGGCTGCAACGATCTTTCCCTATGTGGTGGTGGCGCCGGCCTACTTCGCCAAGCGCATCCAGCTCGGCGACATGATGCAGACCGGCTCGGCGTTCGGCAGCGTGCAGGATGCGCTGTCCTTCTTCGTCACCGCCTATCGTTCGCTCGCCGAGTGGCGCGCTGTGATCGCCCGCCTCGATGGCTTCGAGATGTCGGTCAGTTCCGCCCACGGCGCGGCGCTCGAACCGACCATCGACGTCACACCGTCGAACGGCAAGGCCATCGCGCTCGAGCAATTGCTGGTCAGACTGCCGAACGGCGAGCCTCTGGTCGCGGCCGATGCCTTCACGATCCAGCCGTCGGAGCGGGTGCTTGTGACCGGCCCGTCGGGCTCGGGCAAGTCGACACTGTTCCGGGCCATTGCGGGCGTCTGGCCGTTCGGCACCGGCACGGTCGCCATTCCCGAGAAGTCGAAGCTGATGATGCTGCCGCAGCGGCCGTATTTCCCAATCGGCCCGCTGGCCGACGCCGTCATCTACCCGGCCGAGCACGGCTCCATCCCGCCCGAGAAGATTCGCGACGCCTTGATTGCAGTCGGCATGAAGCGGCTGGCGGACCGGCTCGGCGAGCACGGTCACTGGAACCGGACATTGTCGCTTGGCGAACAGCAACGCCTTGGACTTGCTCGTGCCCTGCTGCACGGGCCCGACCATCTATTCCTCGACGAAGCGACCGCCTCGCTGGACGAGCCGTCCGAGGACCGGCTCTATCGGCTGCTGACGGAGAAGCTGCCACAGGCCACCATCGTCTCGATCGGCCACCGCTCGACGCTGGATGCCTTCCATACCCGCAAGGTGGCGTTGGTGGAGGACGGCGAGATCCACGTCCTCGGCAAAACCGGCGAGCCGGCCCGGGTGGAGCCGACCGCGGCGCGCTGAGAGGCAGGCGGGCGTCTCGAGCCCACGATGGCCGAGCACTCGCGCCCCCCAAGCAAAAGGGCGGCAGATTGCTCTGCCGCCCTCGTAGATGTCTCGGGAGGAAACTTACTTCAGGTTGGTCATCGCCGTCAGGTCGAAAGAGAGCTTGGCGATGCCGGCCGCGCCGCACCAGTTGGAGCCGACGCCGGTCGGATTGATGTTGCTGAAGCTGCCGTTGGCGACTGCCGTGTAGTCGCTGGTGAACGCGTTGCAGTTCGCCTTCGACAGGTCGGTGTCGGAGTAACGCAGGTCGAGCGTGAAGACCTTGTAGGTGAAGCCGACGCCGATATTCCAGGTGTTGTAGTCGGCGTACTTGATGCCGTTCGGGAACGGACCGGCGAAGCCCGGCGCGGCGATGCCCGTGCCGTAGAACGAGTCGGACGTGCCCAGGAACTGGCGGCCGAATTCGCCCGAGACGTACATGCCGACGCCGCTCGCACCGAACGTCGTGCTGGGTGCCGTCCACTTGGCGGTGATCGAGACGTAATCGCCCCACGCACCGGAGTTCAGGAAGCTCGGCGTGTAGTACTCGTTGAGGCCAACGCTCCAATTGTCGTTGATGGTGTAATTCACCTTGCCGTAGACTTCGAAGAAGCTGACGTCCTTCTTCATCACGTTGCCGTTGAGCAGGGCGTTCGCGGCGCACTGCGCGCTGAGCGGGTTGCCGGCGGTGTCGATCGGGGCGCCGTAATAGCAGGTCCCACCCGGATACAGATAACCCCAGACGCCGATGTCGAAGGCGAACGCACCGAAGGTCGGGCGGATACCGCCGTAGATGTCGATCTCGGCGGCGGCACGGTTCGGGAAGGAGATG encodes:
- a CDS encoding ABC transporter ATP-binding protein/permease, with translation MKNISATLAIVWRIAAPYFRSEDKWVGRGLLAVVVAMELVLVAINVLLNQWQNRFYSALQAYDLPEFVKEVWIFLGLAFTFVALAVYKLYLNQWLQIRWRQWLTQHYLGEWLEGATHYRMQLKGDAADNPDQRITEDVKNFVEQTLTIGLGLLSSIVTLASFVVILWGLSYKAPLYIYGTDILIPGFLVWCALVYAILGTGLTHWIGAPLINLNFEQQRFEADFRFNLIRVRENSEQIALLKGENAERGYLLRRFGFVIGNWYEIMSRTKRLTAFTASYGQAATIFPYVVVAPAYFAKRIQLGDMMQTGSAFGSVQDALSFFVTAYRSLAEWRAVIARLDGFEMSVSSAHGAALEPTIDVTPSNGKAIALEQLLVRLPNGEPLVAADAFTIQPSERVLVTGPSGSGKSTLFRAIAGVWPFGTGTVAIPEKSKLMMLPQRPYFPIGPLADAVIYPAEHGSIPPEKIRDALIAVGMKRLADRLGEHGHWNRTLSLGEQQRLGLARALLHGPDHLFLDEATASLDEPSEDRLYRLLTEKLPQATIVSIGHRSTLDAFHTRKVALVEDGEIHVLGKTGEPARVEPTAAR
- a CDS encoding TorF family putative porin produces the protein MKKVALLATALAIVTTGSAFAADLRVKALKAPPPAAFDPWDIAFGGAVMSDYIFRGITQSNHKPSVSAYFEPRYNVTKDLQLYVGVAGESISFPNRAAAEIDIYGGIRPTFGAFAFDIGVWGYLYPGGTCYYGAPIDTAGNPLSAQCAANALLNGNVMKKDVSFFEVYGKVNYTINDNWSVGLNEYYTPSFLNSGAWGDYVSITAKWTAPSTTFGASGVGMYVSGEFGRQFLGTSDSFYGTGIAAPGFAGPFPNGIKYADYNTWNIGVGFTYKVFTLDLRYSDTDLSKANCNAFTSDYTAVANGSFSNINPTGVGSNWCGAAGIAKLSFDLTAMTNLK